One Micromonospora craniellae genomic region harbors:
- a CDS encoding efflux RND transporter permease subunit produces the protein MSLLARFSLANRGLVALIAVVTTAFGAYAVPSLKQQLLPSLEFPAAFIVASYPGAGPEVVESQVTVPIENSLRGIPALDSVTSTSSEGLSTIQVQYEFGTDLDDVVNKMQTALNRTRLPDEVEPQVIAGSTDDLPAVVLAASGGDERALAAKLRDTVVPELAAIEGVRGVELTGVRDDLVVISPDPAKLSRAKVQPTAIGTALQANGVTVPAGAVLDGNRALPVQVGSPLTTLDDLRAVIVAPPKGKTGPVRLGDVATVSEQLAPATAITRTNGRESLGIAVTADPDGNAVQISHAVADRLDGLRAATGAELTVVLDQAPFVEKSIKTLSTEGLLGLIMAVVVILVFLLSIRSTVVTAVSIPLSVVVALLALWIGDYSLNLLTLGALTVAVGRVVDDSIVVLENIKRHLTYGGPKREAILTAVREVAGAVTASTLTTVAVFAPIALVGGFVGQLFAPFAITTTVALLASLLVSLTVVPVLAYWFLKPVTGADGAAVRRAAEERELRSPLQRAYLPVIRFATGRRVFRLATLAAGLLVLLGTFGLSRQLETNFLDDSGQDTLNIRQELPVGTGLAGTDAAARRVEAVLAETPGVRSYQVTAGGGDSPWAGGAGNNVASYALLLGEETDAKEMRGILRDRIGALGAEAGEITFPAGQGGASANELAVVVRAADPEALTRAAEQAEAVLTRLGGVEDVSSTRTEQVPRVEVTVDRTAASRAGFTEAAVGQLVAQAFRGTPLGQVSLDEGARDVVLRLSAPPPTTVTELREMRLGAVKLDDIAEVTETTGPQQVRRIDGERSVSVTGTVTGSDLGAISAELQRELDAIDVPGATLTIGGVSAEQRDTFADLGLAVLAAIAIVFLIMMATFRSVVQALILLVSIPFAATGAVVLLLATGTALSVPALIGVLMLVGIVVTNAIVLLDLVNQYRAQGMDVREAVVEGGRHRLRPILMTAIATIFALTPMAFGLTGEGGFISRPLAIVVIGGLLSSTLLTLILVPTLYAMVEDTKASVRARRRGRSGPTPEDEPRDADPGDASGAEPAGREAAAAESPAEERKPESRPVPAAPSGALIESTDQFEVLRLPKSRNSPFPPTD, from the coding sequence ATGTCGCTGCTCGCCAGATTCAGCCTCGCCAACCGAGGGCTGGTAGCCCTCATCGCGGTGGTGACCACGGCGTTCGGTGCGTACGCCGTGCCGTCGCTGAAGCAGCAACTCCTGCCCTCGTTGGAGTTCCCCGCCGCGTTCATCGTGGCGTCCTACCCCGGTGCCGGACCCGAGGTCGTCGAGTCCCAGGTGACCGTGCCGATCGAGAACAGTCTGCGGGGCATTCCCGCGCTGGACAGCGTCACCTCCACATCCAGCGAGGGACTGAGCACCATCCAGGTGCAGTACGAGTTCGGTACCGACCTGGACGACGTGGTCAACAAGATGCAGACCGCGCTGAACCGCACCCGGCTGCCCGACGAGGTCGAGCCGCAGGTGATCGCGGGCAGCACGGACGACCTGCCGGCCGTGGTGCTGGCCGCCAGCGGCGGCGACGAGCGGGCCCTCGCGGCCAAGCTGCGGGACACGGTGGTGCCCGAACTGGCGGCCATCGAGGGCGTACGCGGCGTCGAGCTGACCGGCGTACGCGACGACCTCGTGGTCATCTCCCCGGACCCGGCCAAGCTGTCCCGGGCCAAGGTGCAGCCGACCGCGATCGGCACCGCGTTGCAGGCCAACGGGGTCACGGTGCCCGCCGGAGCGGTCCTGGACGGCAACCGGGCGCTGCCGGTGCAGGTGGGCTCGCCACTGACCACCCTGGACGACCTGCGGGCCGTCATCGTCGCGCCGCCGAAGGGCAAGACCGGTCCGGTCCGCCTGGGCGACGTCGCCACCGTCTCCGAGCAGCTCGCCCCGGCCACCGCGATCACCCGTACCAACGGTCGGGAGAGCCTGGGGATCGCGGTCACCGCGGACCCGGACGGCAACGCGGTGCAGATCTCGCACGCGGTCGCCGACCGGCTCGACGGCCTGCGGGCCGCCACCGGCGCCGAACTGACCGTCGTGCTCGACCAGGCCCCGTTCGTGGAGAAGTCGATCAAGACGCTGAGTACCGAGGGTCTGCTGGGCCTGATCATGGCCGTGGTGGTCATCCTGGTGTTCCTGCTGTCGATCCGCTCCACCGTGGTCACCGCGGTCTCCATCCCGCTGTCGGTGGTGGTCGCGCTGCTCGCCCTCTGGATCGGCGACTACTCGCTCAACCTGCTCACCCTCGGCGCGTTGACGGTCGCCGTCGGCCGGGTGGTGGACGACTCGATCGTGGTGCTGGAGAACATCAAGCGCCACCTGACGTACGGCGGGCCGAAACGGGAGGCGATCCTCACCGCCGTTCGCGAGGTGGCCGGTGCGGTCACCGCCTCCACGCTGACCACGGTCGCGGTCTTCGCCCCGATCGCCCTGGTCGGCGGCTTCGTCGGTCAGCTCTTCGCCCCGTTCGCGATCACGACCACGGTGGCGCTGCTGGCCTCGTTGCTGGTCTCGCTGACGGTGGTGCCGGTGCTCGCGTACTGGTTCCTGAAGCCGGTCACCGGCGCCGACGGGGCAGCCGTGCGCCGCGCCGCCGAGGAGCGGGAACTGCGCAGCCCGTTGCAGCGGGCGTACCTGCCGGTGATCCGGTTCGCCACCGGCCGGCGGGTGTTCCGCCTGGCCACCCTGGCGGCCGGTCTGCTGGTGCTGCTCGGCACGTTCGGCCTGTCCCGGCAACTGGAGACCAACTTCCTGGACGACTCCGGCCAGGACACCTTGAACATCCGGCAGGAGTTGCCGGTGGGTACCGGGCTGGCCGGCACCGACGCGGCGGCCCGCCGGGTCGAGGCGGTGCTGGCGGAGACCCCGGGAGTGCGGTCGTACCAGGTAACCGCCGGAGGTGGCGACTCGCCCTGGGCCGGTGGCGCCGGCAACAACGTGGCCAGCTACGCGCTGCTGCTCGGCGAGGAGACCGACGCCAAGGAGATGCGCGGCATCCTGCGGGACCGCATCGGGGCGCTCGGCGCCGAGGCCGGCGAGATCACCTTCCCGGCCGGTCAGGGCGGCGCGTCCGCCAACGAGTTGGCCGTGGTGGTGCGCGCCGCCGACCCCGAGGCGCTGACCCGGGCCGCCGAGCAGGCCGAGGCGGTGTTGACCCGCCTCGGGGGCGTCGAAGACGTCTCGTCCACCCGCACCGAGCAGGTGCCGCGGGTGGAGGTGACCGTCGACCGGACGGCCGCCAGCCGGGCCGGGTTCACCGAGGCCGCGGTCGGTCAGCTGGTCGCGCAGGCGTTCCGGGGTACGCCGCTGGGCCAGGTGAGCCTCGACGAGGGTGCGCGCGACGTGGTGCTGCGGCTGTCCGCGCCGCCGCCGACGACCGTGACGGAGCTGCGCGAGATGCGGCTCGGCGCGGTGAAGCTGGACGACATCGCCGAGGTCACCGAGACCACCGGACCGCAGCAGGTGCGGCGGATCGACGGTGAGCGCAGCGTCTCGGTGACCGGCACGGTCACCGGCTCCGACCTGGGTGCGATCAGCGCCGAGCTGCAACGCGAACTCGACGCGATCGACGTACCCGGAGCGACCCTGACCATCGGCGGCGTCAGCGCCGAGCAGCGGGACACCTTCGCAGACCTCGGCCTGGCCGTGCTGGCGGCGATCGCGATCGTGTTCCTGATCATGATGGCGACCTTCCGCAGCGTCGTGCAGGCGCTGATCCTGCTGGTCTCGATCCCGTTCGCGGCCACCGGCGCGGTCGTCCTGCTGCTGGCCACCGGCACCGCGTTGAGCGTGCCGGCGCTGATCGGCGTACTCATGCTCGTCGGCATCGTGGTGACCAACGCGATCGTGCTGCTGGACCTGGTCAACCAGTACCGGGCCCAGGGGATGGACGTACGGGAAGCGGTGGTCGAGGGCGGACGCCATCGGCTCCGCCCGATCCTGATGACCGCCATCGCGACCATCTTCGCGTTGACGCCGATGGCCTTCGGGCTCACCGGCGAGGGCGGGTTCATCTCCCGGCCGTTGGCGATCGTGGTGATCGGCGGCCTGCTCAGCTCCACCCTGCTCACGCTGATCCTGGTGCCCACCCTGTACGCCATGGTGGAGGACACCAAGGCGTCGGTGCGGGCCCGG